The following nucleotide sequence is from Columba livia isolate bColLiv1 breed racing homer chromosome 13, bColLiv1.pat.W.v2, whole genome shotgun sequence.
TGCCCTGTGGCCTGGGGGATGGAGACCCCCAGGCACTCTCCTGCTGTTGGGGAGCGGGTGTGGGGTGGGGGCCGCATGGACGGGGCTGGGTGGCGGGGTTGGGGTGTTGTGAGGCCAGGTGGGATGACCCATGGGTGCCATTCCCCTACAGCTGCGTGGTGCACCCTGAGCCGAGAGTGACCACTGGTGCTGGGGGTCCTGCCAGCGCTCACCCTGCTGCAGGGTGGCTGTGACCCCCTCCATGGACGTGGATGGGAGGTGTTGGTGTGACCTGTCTGCAGTGAAAGAAACCCCCgtgtgtgtccccagcacccaacAGGTGTCCCCCCAGCTATCCTGTCACCTGGGTCACCTCTCCCTGGAGCAGGGTGGTCTCTGGGGGTGTCCCCCTGGAGCCTGccaaggaggggctggcagggTTGGGGGGGCATCCCCCACACATGGGCAGTGGGGAAGGCAGGGTGCCGGCAGCCAGGTGACGGGAAGAGGGCAAGGTGGGGGTAGGAGGTAAtgaggggcaggggtaggagTGTGAGGCTGCAGCCCCCCTGTAGGGGGTAAGTTAGGGGTCCCTGCTGGTCCCCAGAGCCACCCAGGGAGTGGGCCAGGGGGATTAGTCTGTACCcagtgcagtgtgtgtgtgtgtctgcagggatggggaccctTGTCCCTGGGGGAGAGccagggtggtggtgggggTGTTCCTGCTCTCGGGATGCCCCTTAGTCCTGGGGGGGTGTGGGTGGTCCTGAGGTTTCCTTTGCGTGTGTGCAGTGGCAGTGGGTGCCTTGCAGATGTGGGGCTGGCtgccctcccctttcccagggtcTGTATGTCTGTCTGTATGTGTATCTGTTTGTGCGTGTGCAGCGCTCGCTGCCCATCCTGCCCTCCACCCCACCATCCCTTGGGGTACGCCGTGTGGGGTCCTCCCCAATATCCTGTTCTGTATTTATTAGCTGCTGTACAACAGGAACAGTGATGCCAAATAAAACCGTGATGGGATCTGGTGGTACAGCTGTGTCCGGGGCAATGGGGCTTGGGGGTATGGTGAGGGGCAGAGTTTGGGGTACAATGGGGGAGGTCCATGGCCCCTCAgcgcagcagccccagcacagccagggcagcGCTCTGCCCACAGACAAAGGCACCACCGAGCACAGAGATGACACCCCAGGAgatgagagcagccctgcagggacACAAGAGGGGGGACGGTGGGACAGGGCTGGCCCTCAGTAACACTCCCCCCGGACGTGGGACCCTTAGTTGGGTCCCAGCCTCCTCTGTCATGCTCCTCTGCATTGCCCCCAGTGGGCAGCCAAAGACCCCGACAGCCCCTCCAGTCTGTCCCATGCCCGCTGCAACAACTCACAAACCTGGTCAGAAACCCAGCAGCTGCTACCACGAGGTcattcccagctctgcctgcacccagtgtcaccactgAGGGTGCACAGTCCCACACCACTGTACAGTCACCACTGAGGGTGTACAGTCCCACGCCATCCCCACTGCTCATCGCACtcctgcagccacagccagCCCCTGTCCTACTGCCACATACCCCCATCCCTGCCGCCTCCCCGGctccacccccagccccaccacctgTGGGTCTacacccccatgtcaccccacgTCCTGCAGCAAGTGCTGCTGTTTCAGAGCCCACAGGTGCCCCCCTTGCAGGGACCCCACCTTGGCTGGCATGCACCCCTGGGGACCCTGCCCCTGCCCACCACCAAACCCGCAGACACTCACTTTTTGCGTGGCCCGAGGGTGCGGGTCCCGGTCATGCacaccaggcacagccctgctgccaaCGCAGAAGCTCAGCCATGCCGCCACGGCACCACTCACTGCCACAGGATCTTCCACAAGcacacccctgcacccccaaagcaGGGCCAGCATGGTCCACCCACCACCGCAGCCCCCTGCCCACAGTGATGCTCCTGGCACCAGTGACTTGTCCCTCCCGCCGCTCACTCTTGCCTggaaagatgaagatgaagaacgCACTGATCCCCCCAATGAGCTCGATGACCTTGCCGATGTCCGGGACAAACAGGGCAATGGCAAGTGTGGTGGCCATCCAGGTGACTGTCAGCACCACCCGGCTCCGCTGCTCGTGCTCCTCGGGTACTGCTGTGGTCCTGCGCTTGGGGGTCACCCACAAGTCCTGCACCACTGAcctggaagggagaagggggGCTGATGGCACCTGGCAGAGCTGCACCAGCGTGGGGGGACACCCGGCTCACCACTGTCCCCTCacctgcccagcagcaccacaaTGGGGTAGATGGTGATGATGGAGACACCGAAGAGCAGGCGGGCGACGAGGACAACCGGGTCATTCCCTGGGTAGGACATCAGGACATCGGCTGCCACGGCCTCACCGAAGGTCAGGTAGCCATAGATCCCTGCGGAGAGGGAGGGTGGCAGGAACCGCTGGGGAAGGGGTTGTTGTGCTGGAGACAAGGACGGAGGAGTCTGGAGGAGGATGGAAGAGCTCCAGGGCCAGGGG
It contains:
- the SLC38A8 gene encoding solute carrier family 38 member 8 isoform X1, producing the protein MERPAGEGRPLLPAAGSAGLTSAGAVFIMLKSALGAGLLSFPWAFSRAGGAAPAFLVELGSLVFLVSGLAVLGYAAALSAQPTYQGVVRAVCGAAAGKLCEVCFLLNLFMISVALLRVVGDQLEKLCDSLYPNGTLSEAPSTPPWYADQRFTLSALCVLVIFPLSVPREIGFQKYSSSILGTLAACYLTLVIVLKYHLQAESLGSPEPPQPSRASSWASVFSVIPTICFGFQCHEACVAIYSSMRNQSFSHWVAVSVLSMLICLLIYSLTAQQPLPQRFLPPSLSAGIYGYLTFGEAVAADVLMSYPGNDPVVLVARLLFGVSIITIYPIVVLLGRSVVQDLWVTPKRRTTAVPEEHEQRSRVVLTVTWMATTLAIALFVPDIGKVIELIGGISAFFIFIFPGLLSSPGVSSLCSVVPLSVGRALPWLCWGCCAEGPWTSPIVPQTLPLTIPPSPIAPDTAVPPDPITVLFGITVPVVQQLINTEQDIGEDPTRRTPRDGGVEGRMGSERCTRTNRYTYRQTYRPWERGGQPAPHLQGTHCHCTHAKETSGPPTPPQD
- the SLC38A8 gene encoding solute carrier family 38 member 8 isoform X4; translated protein: MERPAGEGRPLLPAAGSAGLTSAGAVFIMLKSALGAGLLSFPWAFSRAGGAAPAFLVELGSLVFLVSGLAVLGYAAALSAQPTYQGVVRAVCGAAAGKLCEVCFLLNLFMISVALLRVVGDQLEKLCDSLYPNGTLSEAPSTPPWYADQRFTLSALCVLVIFPLSVPREIGFQKYSSILGTLAACYLTLVIVLKYHLQAESLGSPEPPQPSRASSWASVFSVIPTICFGFQCHEACVAIYSSMRNQSFSHWVAVSVLSMLICLLIYSLTGIYGYLTFGEAVAADVLMSYPGNDPVVLVARLLFGVSIITIYPIVVLLGRSVVQDLWVTPKRRTTAVPEEHEQRSRVVLTVTWMATTLAIALFVPDIGKVIELIGGISAFFIFIFPGLLSSPGVSSLCSVVPLSVGRALPWLCWGCCAEGPWTSPIVPQTLPLTIPPSPIAPDTAVPPDPITVLFGITVPVVQQLINTEQDIGEDPTRRTPRDGGVEGRMGSERCTRTNRYTYRQTYRPWERGGQPAPHLQGTHCHCTHAKETSGPPTPPQD
- the SLC38A8 gene encoding solute carrier family 38 member 8 isoform X9, with translation MERPAGEGRPLLPAAGSAGLTSAGAVFIMLKSALGAGLLSFPWAFSRAGGAAPAFLVELGSLVFLVSGLAVLGYAAALSAQPTYQGVVRAVCGAAAGKLCEVCFLLNLFMISVALLRVVGDQLEKRIYGYLTFGEAVAADVLMSYPGNDPVVLVARLLFGVSIITIYPIVVLLGRSVVQDLWVTPKRRTTAVPEEHEQRSRVVLTVTWMATTLAIALFVPDIGKVIELIGGISAFFIFIFPGLLSSPGVSSLCSVVPLSVGRALPWLCWGCCAEGPWTSPIVPQTLPLTIPPSPIAPDTAVPPDPITVLFGITVPVVQQLINTEQDIGEDPTRRTPRDGGVEGRMGSERCTRTNRYTYRQTYRPWERGGQPAPHLQGTHCHCTHAKETSGPPTPPQD
- the SLC38A8 gene encoding solute carrier family 38 member 8 isoform X3; translation: MERPAGEGRPLLPAAGSAGLTSAGAVFIMLKSALGAGLLSFPWAFSRAGGAAPAFLVELGSLVFLVSGLAVLGYAAALSAQPTYQGVVRAVCGAAAGKLCEVCFLLNLFMISVALLRVVGDQLEKLCDSLYPNGTLSEAPSTPPWYADQRFTLSALCVLVIFPLSVPREIGFQKYSSSILGTLAACYLTLVIVLKYHLQAESLGSPEPPQPSRASSWASVFSVIPTICFGFQCHEACVAIYSSMRNQSFSHWVAVSVLSMLICLLIYSLTGIYGYLTFGEAVAADVLMSYPGNDPVVLVARLLFGVSIITIYPIVVLLGRSVVQDLWVTPKRRTTAVPEEHEQRSRVVLTVTWMATTLAIALFVPDIGKVIELIGGISAFFIFIFPGLLSSPGVSSLCSVVPLSVGRALPWLCWGCCAEGPWTSPIVPQTLPLTIPPSPIAPDTAVPPDPITVLFGITVPVVQQLINTEQDIGEDPTRRTPRDGGVEGRMGSERCTRTNRYTYRQTYRPWERGGQPAPHLQGTHCHCTHAKETSGPPTPPQD
- the SLC38A8 gene encoding solute carrier family 38 member 8 isoform X2, producing the protein MERPAGEGRPLLPAAGSAGLTSAGAVFIMLKSALGAGLLSFPWAFSRAGGAAPAFLVELGSLVFLVSGLAVLGYAAALSAQPTYQGVVRAVCGAAAGKLCEVCFLLNLFMISVALLRVVGDQLEKLCDSLYPNGTLSEAPSTPPWYADQRFTLSALCVLVIFPLSVPREIGFQKYSSILGTLAACYLTLVIVLKYHLQAESLGSPEPPQPSRASSWASVFSVIPTICFGFQCHEACVAIYSSMRNQSFSHWVAVSVLSMLICLLIYSLTAQQPLPQRFLPPSLSAGIYGYLTFGEAVAADVLMSYPGNDPVVLVARLLFGVSIITIYPIVVLLGRSVVQDLWVTPKRRTTAVPEEHEQRSRVVLTVTWMATTLAIALFVPDIGKVIELIGGISAFFIFIFPGLLSSPGVSSLCSVVPLSVGRALPWLCWGCCAEGPWTSPIVPQTLPLTIPPSPIAPDTAVPPDPITVLFGITVPVVQQLINTEQDIGEDPTRRTPRDGGVEGRMGSERCTRTNRYTYRQTYRPWERGGQPAPHLQGTHCHCTHAKETSGPPTPPQD